In a genomic window of Streptomyces koelreuteriae:
- a CDS encoding diflavin oxidoreductase translates to MTLMPPSGSLIPADAPFSAQQESWLAGFIAGIAAAGRRDSAGADAPAATIDVLIGTQTGNAELVAGDVVAGARARGLGGRATALDDVTPEALAAMSHVIVVTSTYGEGEMPDNAGLFWEALQSDTVPRLEGVRYSVLGLGDRGYDDFCQAAKLIDTRLEQLGATRLHERVDCDVDFEEPAAEWTAAVLDLVAAETGAKGTGSGAAEAPKKPRSQWNKRTPYRSRLATNRLLSAPHSAKEIRHYEFDLGDSGITYEAGDALAVVPLNDPALVGELLAHLGAAGDEATAELLRTEREIRTPSKELIADLVERAPSSELASVVAHGDRSDLDSWLWGRDVLDLLRDAGPAAPGLAELLPFLRPLQARQYSISSSPLAHPGSVHLTIASVRYDRYEGVASTYLADRVGADSTVGIYLQPNASFSVPADDDAPMVMIGPGTGIAPFRGFLHERAARGASGRNWLFFGDRNRETDFVYQDELTELQQRGVLTELDLAFSRDQAEKVYVQTRMRERSRELYAWLEEGAHVYVCGDASRMAKDVEKALLAVVAEQRRRGGDDAAEYLANLRRAKRYVRDVY, encoded by the coding sequence ATGACCCTCATGCCCCCGAGCGGCTCCCTCATCCCGGCCGACGCGCCCTTCTCCGCCCAGCAGGAGTCCTGGCTCGCCGGGTTCATCGCCGGTATCGCCGCCGCCGGACGCCGGGACAGCGCCGGCGCCGACGCGCCCGCGGCCACGATCGACGTGCTGATCGGCACCCAGACCGGCAACGCCGAGCTGGTGGCCGGCGACGTGGTCGCCGGTGCCCGTGCGCGCGGCTTGGGCGGGCGGGCCACCGCGCTCGACGACGTCACGCCCGAGGCGCTCGCCGCCATGTCCCATGTGATCGTGGTGACGTCGACCTACGGCGAGGGCGAGATGCCCGACAACGCCGGGCTGTTCTGGGAGGCGTTGCAGTCCGACACGGTCCCGCGCCTCGAAGGCGTGCGCTACTCGGTGCTCGGCCTCGGCGACCGTGGCTACGACGACTTCTGCCAGGCCGCGAAGCTCATCGACACCCGGCTGGAGCAGCTCGGGGCGACCCGGCTGCATGAACGCGTCGACTGCGACGTGGACTTCGAGGAGCCCGCAGCGGAGTGGACGGCGGCGGTGCTCGACCTGGTCGCCGCCGAGACCGGCGCGAAGGGCACGGGGAGCGGCGCCGCGGAGGCACCGAAGAAGCCCCGCTCCCAGTGGAACAAGCGCACCCCCTACCGGTCCCGGCTCGCCACGAATCGGCTCCTGTCCGCGCCGCACAGTGCGAAGGAGATCCGCCACTACGAGTTCGACCTCGGCGACAGCGGCATCACGTACGAGGCGGGCGACGCCCTGGCCGTCGTACCGCTGAACGATCCCGCACTGGTGGGGGAGTTGCTGGCGCACCTCGGTGCGGCCGGCGACGAGGCGACCGCCGAACTCCTGCGCACGGAACGGGAGATCCGCACCCCGTCGAAGGAGCTGATCGCCGATCTCGTCGAGCGTGCCCCGTCGAGCGAACTCGCCTCGGTCGTCGCGCACGGCGACCGGTCCGACCTCGACTCCTGGCTCTGGGGCCGGGATGTGCTCGACCTGCTCCGGGACGCCGGTCCGGCCGCACCGGGCCTCGCCGAACTGCTGCCGTTCCTGCGGCCGTTGCAGGCCCGCCAGTACTCGATCTCGTCGAGCCCGCTCGCCCACCCGGGCAGCGTCCACCTCACGATCGCGTCCGTGCGGTACGACAGGTACGAGGGCGTGGCGTCGACGTATCTGGCGGACCGGGTCGGCGCGGACTCGACCGTGGGCATCTACCTCCAGCCGAACGCCTCCTTCAGCGTCCCGGCCGACGACGATGCCCCCATGGTCATGATCGGCCCCGGCACGGGCATCGCCCCCTTCCGCGGCTTCCTCCACGAGCGGGCCGCGCGCGGCGCCTCCGGACGGAACTGGCTGTTCTTCGGCGACCGGAACCGCGAGACGGACTTCGTGTACCAGGACGAGCTGACCGAGCTCCAGCAGCGCGGTGTGCTCACCGAGCTGGATCTGGCGTTCTCACGCGACCAGGCCGAGAAGGTCTATGTGCAGACGCGGATGCGGGAGCGGTCGCGCGAGCTCTACGCGTGGCTGGAGGAGGGCGCACACGTCTACGTCTGCGGTGACGCCTCCCGGATGGCGAAGGACGTCGAGAAGGCCCTGCTGGCCGTCGTCGCCGAGCAGCGCCGACGCGGCGGTGACGACGCCGCCGAGTACCTGGCGAACCTGCGCCGGGCCAAGCGCTACGTACGGGACGTGTACTGA
- a CDS encoding glutamate synthase-related protein: MPHSPFGLYDPARDHSDCGVGFITRLDGTPSHDVIRKGDEALCAIPHRGGASAEGVGDGAGVSVDLSVEFFGAITGESLRAGHFGVANCFVPTDAGRRGDAVDLVGRCLAEQGFETLLVRDVPVDHSVARPAAERDQLPLVQWVFRAPDAWRRADVDAAANRALLAIESVAYADDDTYAGLYPLSLSARTQVLKGRLNSGEVIGYFRDLCDPQHAVRTLYFHTRFSTNTEPHPTMAQPFRLMAHNGELNTDRKNRLSDEALARARTRSIVRPPGQSDSSRLDQTLQSRVFDDGLDLVEAVVSLMPPAWENDRTLPSAVRDMLEYYSLYEEKNDGPAAVIFSDGDVVGARLDRLGLRPLRTVETAEYLMVASEAGQVAFPDEEVVHRGRIEAGGMLVFDHRTGRRMRTRDVLDALAARRPYSELLAAARENLDDLPAPGYDRGTTTLGYDGDLTLAGRYVAYSLNQESFRFMLDPMLADGSERISAMGYGNAINALSDTEGGMAKYFSQRFAQVTNPPLDSIREADGMSMRVALGPKPDGTGSTGCRQLVVSSPVLGHLDMVRLRDQRTVPLERFDMLYEPVAGDETANADALRSALHRLCDDVERFAAERGGIALLTDRAVSSTRAPLPVILAVAAVNQRLIETGLRLRVSLVAESGQLASSHHVATALGFGASAVYSLSARLRAEEKYPSAPAPAGEVTETDRALARFRKAAEKSLAKTMGRVGLCTAESYIGGAFFEPNYLDTRDDVFARVFPYMDAPVGGVGFARIAQAATDWHERARTVGSEQQVPLLGLFKERSDGAGHSFGVSAVRGFGGMTEEKPEFGREGDPDALRLLTLGRLDDAFGITDAAYRNTGYDRLSDAEIDAFRITPGYRAFLRTTHEERSRRPSALRDVLALPADVTGLRTPEDFARELGRFSTSGNASVTVRGVTATAVDPATFRLCLAGDGERHAALAEGLALAHPGEVETLSVTAEGVDVTATGTAARLLALLDHAPDSVPLDEVQPAHEITRSLASGAMSHGALVATAHEAVAHGTNMVGAMSNSGEGGEHHTRYGTVRGSRIKQFASGRFGIWAGYLADPMLEELEIKIGQGAKPGEGGQLPAPKVTVDIAAARGGTPGIELISPPPHHDTYSIEDLAQLIHDCKAARVRVIVKLVSSEGIGTIAVGVAKAGADVINIAGNTGGTGAAAVTSLKYAGRSAEIGVAEVHQALVANGLRQKVVLRCSGAHQTGGDVVTSALLGADSFEFGTTALMMLGCVMAKNCNVKCPAGLTTNAEAFEGDPRALAQYLLNIAHDVRQILARLGLRSLREARGRTDLLQLLDHPASVGRLDVRRLLARAAEKVVAEPEYLEKDFSTDDAMIERVREALVDRREPSLLVEGVRLGNSDKSVGGQLSIDVERLLNHGGLTADAPAVITDDRGRHRLVDDAVRIRTTGSAGQSYGVFCNDGITLEHTGTANDGVGKSQSGGRIVVRAPGGGAAERGGNVLVGNFALFGATGGRTFVQGEAGDRFAVRNSGATAVVEGLGDFGCEYMTGGTVLNLGGFGKGLGNGMSGGFLYQYDPSGALRDRVSADSLLVFPVTDTGHGAFHEAAVRLLLEWHLQATGSPLAARLLENWESERRHVYCGMPRALLLYQDAGEILAAATRSELLDELAGSIATDKLRAFKVDYRDRRTVLGGRAPAFGDQGSDDMFSLLSSYTVLGVAQDLALKRVPGASGPDDPRVAEAVRNLVLTEDFFVKQRVVKYLRGTLERFDDGELATLIAIKRLDDYKRALRQRNNLSVDAPGTYGWIIHQTTKNAGRVRAARFDELLATAALDDIAARHTHIPQAPTEAVTA, from the coding sequence GACCCTGCCCGCGACCACAGCGACTGCGGCGTCGGATTCATCACCCGCCTCGACGGGACGCCGAGCCATGACGTCATCCGCAAGGGCGACGAAGCGCTCTGCGCCATCCCGCACCGCGGCGGCGCCTCCGCCGAGGGCGTGGGGGACGGCGCGGGAGTGAGCGTCGATCTGTCGGTGGAGTTCTTCGGCGCGATCACCGGCGAGAGCCTGCGGGCCGGCCACTTCGGTGTCGCCAACTGCTTCGTGCCGACCGACGCCGGCCGCCGCGGCGACGCCGTGGACCTCGTCGGCCGGTGCCTCGCCGAGCAGGGCTTCGAGACGCTGCTCGTCCGGGACGTCCCCGTCGACCACTCCGTGGCCAGGCCCGCCGCCGAGCGCGACCAACTGCCCCTGGTGCAGTGGGTGTTCCGTGCCCCGGACGCCTGGCGTCGCGCCGACGTCGACGCCGCCGCGAACCGCGCCCTGCTCGCGATCGAGTCCGTCGCCTACGCCGACGACGACACATACGCCGGGCTGTACCCGCTGTCGCTGAGCGCGCGCACCCAGGTGCTCAAGGGGCGGCTCAACTCGGGGGAGGTCATCGGGTACTTCCGTGACCTGTGCGACCCGCAGCACGCCGTCCGGACGCTGTACTTCCACACCCGGTTCTCCACGAACACCGAACCGCACCCGACCATGGCGCAGCCGTTCCGCCTGATGGCGCACAACGGCGAGCTGAACACCGACCGCAAGAACCGGCTCTCCGACGAGGCCCTCGCCCGGGCCCGCACCCGGAGCATCGTGCGTCCGCCCGGGCAGTCCGACTCCAGCCGGCTCGACCAGACCCTGCAGAGCCGGGTGTTCGACGACGGTCTGGACCTCGTCGAGGCGGTCGTGTCGCTGATGCCGCCCGCGTGGGAGAACGACCGCACCCTGCCCTCCGCCGTCCGCGACATGCTGGAGTACTACTCGCTGTACGAGGAGAAGAACGACGGCCCGGCCGCCGTGATCTTCAGCGACGGCGATGTCGTCGGTGCCCGACTCGACCGGCTCGGGCTGCGTCCGCTGCGGACCGTCGAGACCGCCGAGTACCTGATGGTGGCCTCGGAGGCCGGGCAGGTCGCCTTCCCTGACGAGGAGGTCGTGCACCGGGGCCGTATCGAGGCCGGCGGCATGCTCGTCTTCGACCACCGCACCGGCCGCCGGATGCGCACCCGGGACGTCCTCGACGCGCTCGCCGCGCGCCGGCCGTACTCCGAACTGCTCGCCGCGGCCCGGGAGAACCTCGACGACCTGCCCGCCCCCGGCTACGACCGCGGCACGACGACGCTCGGGTACGACGGCGACCTCACCCTCGCCGGGCGGTACGTGGCGTACTCGCTGAACCAGGAGAGCTTCCGGTTCATGCTCGACCCGATGCTCGCCGACGGGTCGGAGCGGATCTCCGCGATGGGCTACGGCAACGCCATCAACGCGCTCAGCGACACCGAGGGCGGCATGGCCAAGTACTTCTCGCAGCGCTTCGCCCAGGTCACCAACCCGCCGCTGGACAGCATCCGCGAGGCCGACGGCATGAGCATGCGGGTCGCGCTCGGCCCGAAGCCCGACGGCACCGGCAGCACCGGCTGCCGGCAGCTCGTGGTGTCCTCGCCGGTGCTCGGGCACCTCGACATGGTCCGGCTGCGCGACCAGCGGACCGTGCCGCTGGAGCGGTTCGACATGCTCTACGAGCCGGTGGCCGGGGACGAGACGGCGAACGCCGACGCGCTGCGGTCGGCGCTGCACAGGCTCTGCGACGACGTCGAGCGGTTCGCCGCCGAGCGGGGCGGCATCGCGCTCCTCACCGACCGGGCCGTGTCCTCCACGCGGGCTCCGCTGCCGGTGATCCTCGCCGTCGCGGCCGTCAACCAGCGGCTCATCGAGACCGGGCTGCGGCTGCGCGTCTCGCTCGTGGCGGAGAGCGGCCAGCTGGCCTCGTCGCACCATGTCGCGACCGCGCTCGGCTTCGGCGCCTCCGCCGTCTACAGCCTCTCCGCCCGGCTGCGCGCCGAGGAGAAGTACCCGAGCGCACCGGCCCCCGCGGGCGAGGTCACCGAGACGGACCGCGCGCTCGCGAGGTTCCGCAAGGCCGCCGAGAAGTCCCTCGCGAAGACGATGGGCCGGGTCGGGCTGTGCACCGCCGAGAGCTACATCGGGGGCGCGTTCTTCGAGCCGAACTACCTCGACACCCGCGACGACGTGTTCGCACGGGTCTTCCCCTACATGGATGCCCCGGTCGGCGGTGTCGGGTTCGCGCGGATCGCGCAGGCCGCGACGGACTGGCACGAACGGGCCCGTACGGTCGGGAGCGAGCAGCAGGTGCCCCTGCTCGGGCTGTTCAAGGAGCGGTCGGACGGCGCCGGGCACTCGTTCGGTGTCTCCGCGGTGCGCGGCTTCGGCGGGATGACCGAGGAGAAGCCGGAGTTCGGCAGGGAGGGCGACCCGGACGCGCTGCGTCTGCTCACGCTCGGACGCCTCGACGACGCCTTCGGCATCACCGACGCCGCCTACCGGAACACCGGCTACGACCGGCTGAGCGACGCCGAGATCGACGCGTTCCGGATCACGCCCGGGTACCGCGCCTTCCTGCGGACCACGCACGAGGAGCGCTCCCGCCGCCCCTCCGCGCTGCGTGACGTGCTCGCCCTGCCGGCCGACGTCACCGGGCTGCGTACGCCGGAGGACTTCGCGCGCGAGCTGGGCCGGTTCTCGACGAGCGGCAACGCGAGCGTCACCGTCCGCGGGGTCACGGCGACCGCCGTGGACCCGGCCACCTTCCGGCTGTGTCTGGCCGGAGACGGCGAGCGCCACGCCGCCCTCGCCGAAGGCCTCGCCCTCGCGCACCCCGGCGAGGTCGAGACGCTCTCCGTGACCGCCGAGGGCGTGGACGTCACCGCCACCGGCACCGCCGCCCGGCTCCTCGCCCTCCTGGACCACGCCCCCGACAGCGTCCCGCTCGACGAGGTGCAGCCGGCGCACGAGATCACCCGCTCCCTCGCCTCCGGCGCGATGAGCCACGGGGCGCTCGTGGCGACCGCGCACGAGGCCGTCGCGCACGGCACGAACATGGTCGGCGCGATGTCCAACAGCGGTGAGGGCGGCGAGCACCACACCCGGTACGGCACCGTCCGGGGCTCCCGGATCAAGCAGTTCGCGTCGGGCCGGTTCGGCATCTGGGCGGGCTATCTCGCCGACCCGATGCTGGAGGAACTCGAGATCAAGATCGGGCAGGGCGCCAAGCCCGGCGAGGGCGGGCAGCTGCCCGCGCCGAAGGTGACGGTGGACATCGCCGCCGCGCGGGGCGGCACCCCCGGCATCGAGCTGATCTCCCCGCCCCCGCACCACGACACCTACTCCATCGAGGACCTCGCCCAGCTCATCCACGACTGCAAGGCCGCCCGGGTCAGGGTCATCGTGAAGCTGGTGTCCTCGGAAGGCATCGGCACCATCGCGGTCGGTGTCGCCAAGGCCGGCGCGGACGTCATCAACATCGCCGGGAACACCGGCGGCACGGGAGCCGCCGCCGTCACGAGCCTGAAGTACGCGGGGCGTTCGGCGGAGATCGGCGTCGCCGAGGTGCACCAGGCGCTGGTCGCCAACGGCCTGCGGCAGAAGGTCGTGCTCCGGTGTTCGGGCGCGCACCAGACCGGGGGCGACGTCGTCACCTCCGCGCTGCTCGGGGCCGACAGCTTCGAGTTCGGTACGACCGCGCTGATGATGCTCGGCTGCGTCATGGCGAAGAACTGCAACGTGAAGTGCCCCGCCGGGCTCACCACCAACGCCGAGGCCTTCGAGGGCGACCCGCGCGCCCTCGCGCAGTACCTGCTCAACATCGCACACGACGTCCGGCAGATCCTCGCCCGCCTCGGGCTGCGGTCCCTGCGGGAGGCCCGGGGGCGTACGGACCTGCTGCAGCTCCTCGACCACCCGGCGAGCGTCGGGCGCCTGGACGTCCGCCGGCTGCTGGCCCGCGCGGCGGAGAAGGTCGTCGCGGAACCGGAATACCTGGAGAAGGACTTCAGCACCGACGACGCCATGATCGAGCGCGTGCGGGAGGCACTCGTCGACCGGCGCGAGCCGTCCCTGCTCGTCGAGGGCGTCCGCCTCGGCAACAGCGACAAGTCGGTCGGCGGGCAGCTCTCCATCGACGTGGAGCGGCTCCTCAACCACGGCGGCCTCACAGCGGATGCCCCCGCCGTCATCACCGACGACCGCGGCCGCCACCGCCTCGTCGACGACGCCGTCCGCATCCGCACCACCGGATCGGCCGGCCAGTCGTACGGTGTGTTCTGCAACGACGGCATCACCCTGGAACACACCGGCACCGCCAACGACGGCGTCGGCAAGAGCCAGAGCGGTGGCCGGATCGTCGTCCGCGCCCCGGGCGGCGGCGCCGCCGAACGCGGCGGCAACGTACTGGTCGGGAACTTCGCGTTGTTCGGTGCGACCGGCGGCCGGACGTTCGTGCAGGGCGAGGCCGGTGACCGGTTCGCCGTGCGCAACTCCGGCGCCACGGCCGTCGTCGAGGGCCTCGGCGACTTCGGCTGCGAGTACATGACCGGCGGCACCGTGCTCAACCTCGGCGGCTTCGGCAAGGGCCTGGGCAACGGCATGAGCGGCGGGTTCCTCTACCAGTACGACCCGTCGGGCGCACTGCGCGACCGGGTGAGCGCCGACTCGCTGCTGGTGTTCCCGGTGACCGACACCGGGCACGGCGCCTTCCACGAGGCGGCCGTACGGCTGCTGCTGGAGTGGCATCTCCAAGCCACCGGATCGCCGCTCGCGGCACGGCTGCTGGAGAACTGGGAGAGCGAACGGCGGCACGTGTACTGCGGGATGCCCCGCGCGCTGCTCCTCTACCAGGACGCCGGCGAGATCCTCGCCGCCGCGACCCGCTCCGAGCTGCTCGACGAGCTGGCCGGCTCGATCGCGACCGACAAGCTCCGCGCGTTCAAGGTCGACTACCGCGACCGCCGCACCGTGCTCGGCGGCCGGGCCCCCGCCTTCGGCGACCAGGGCAGCGACGACATGTTCTCGCTGCTGTCGTCGTACACGGTGCTCGGCGTCGCGCAGGACCTCGCGCTGAAGCGGGTGCCGGGGGCGAGTGGCCCCGACGATCCGCGGGTCGCCGAGGCGGTCCGGAACCTGGTGCTGACCGAGGACTTCTTCGTCAAGCAGCGGGTCGTGAAGTACCTGCGCGGCACGCTGGAGCGGTTCGACGACGGCGAACTCGCCACGCTCATCGCCATCAAGCGCCTCGACGACTACAAGCGCGCGCTGCGGCAGCGCAACAACCTCAGCGTGGACGCCCCCGGCACCTACGGCTGGATCATCCACCAGACCACCAAGAACGCGGGCCGGGTCCGTGCCGCCCGGTTCGACGAACTGCTCGCGACCGCGGCACTCGACGACATCGCCGCACGCCACACCCACATTCCGCAGGCCCCGACCGAGGCGGTGACCGCATGA